A genomic segment from Deltaproteobacteria bacterium encodes:
- the uvrC gene encoding excinuclease ABC subunit UvrC — protein MTGKEKLKTKAAILPEAAGVYLMKDARDRVIYVGKAKSLRKRVISYFQKGPSSSKTFKLMNQIKDLEYIQTDTEKEALILENSLIKKHRPRFNVNLRDDKTYPYIRLNIPHPYPRLEVVRRIKRDGALYFGPFSSSSSMRRTMRLIQRLFPLRQCRRADVKAVDRPCLNYQLGRCSAPCVGYISQEDYQALVEEVALFFQGRNKRLMELLEQKMQESSRQLDFEAAAWYRDRLADIKKTLEQQKMVSLNTGDQDVIGLAQDRGQGMAVMLFVRRGVLLGHRNFYLGATAAPSHEVVESLLGQYYSLDNLIPDEILVPVKLEHAEALQEWLKEKKAGGVHVKSPVRGAKKKLVELAATNAVTALAQRMQAAELGAEVQLELQKKLNLPEPPHRIEAFDLSALQGDEPVGAMVVFEDRAWRKSDYRRFRIKSASGQDDYAMMYEVVRRRLQREDLARPDLMLLDGGRGQLSMALAVIKDLKIQDPPPLAGLAKGRDREPDRVWLPGRKNPVNFRPGAPGLLFLMRIRDEAHRYAQAYHRRLRRKKGVRSVLDQIPGVGPARRKVLLKHFGSIQAIKAASIDDLAEAKGLSEAVAENVFNFFHVGE, from the coding sequence ATGACTGGTAAAGAAAAATTAAAAACCAAAGCGGCCATACTCCCCGAGGCCGCCGGGGTTTACCTGATGAAAGATGCCCGGGACCGAGTTATTTACGTGGGCAAGGCCAAGTCCCTTCGGAAGCGGGTTATTAGTTACTTTCAAAAGGGTCCGTCGTCCTCTAAAACCTTCAAACTGATGAATCAGATCAAAGACCTGGAGTACATCCAGACTGACACTGAAAAAGAAGCCCTTATTCTTGAAAATAGCCTCATCAAAAAGCACCGGCCTCGTTTTAACGTTAATTTACGGGACGATAAGACCTATCCATATATTCGCCTCAACATACCGCATCCATATCCACGGCTGGAGGTCGTGCGGCGAATCAAGCGGGACGGGGCGCTCTATTTCGGCCCCTTTTCATCATCATCCTCCATGCGTCGAACAATGCGTCTTATCCAGCGGCTCTTTCCCTTGCGCCAGTGCCGCCGGGCCGATGTCAAGGCCGTGGACCGACCCTGTTTGAATTACCAGCTTGGACGGTGCAGCGCCCCTTGCGTGGGATACATCAGCCAGGAGGATTATCAGGCCCTGGTGGAGGAGGTCGCCCTTTTTTTTCAAGGCCGGAATAAACGGCTCATGGAATTACTGGAGCAAAAGATGCAAGAAAGCTCCAGGCAACTGGACTTTGAAGCTGCAGCCTGGTATCGAGACAGGCTGGCTGACATAAAGAAAACCCTGGAACAACAAAAGATGGTTTCGCTGAATACAGGCGATCAGGATGTCATCGGCCTGGCCCAGGATCGGGGTCAGGGCATGGCTGTCATGCTCTTTGTGCGTCGAGGCGTCCTCCTGGGTCACCGAAATTTTTATCTGGGCGCAACCGCGGCCCCTTCGCATGAAGTCGTCGAATCCCTGCTGGGTCAGTACTACAGCCTTGATAATTTGATACCAGACGAAATTTTGGTACCCGTTAAGCTGGAGCACGCGGAAGCCCTTCAGGAATGGCTTAAGGAAAAAAAAGCAGGAGGGGTGCATGTTAAATCTCCGGTTCGGGGTGCTAAAAAGAAATTGGTCGAACTGGCCGCGACCAATGCGGTCACCGCTTTAGCCCAAAGGATGCAGGCTGCAGAGCTCGGGGCTGAGGTTCAGCTGGAGCTCCAGAAAAAGCTAAATCTGCCGGAACCGCCGCACCGCATTGAGGCCTTTGACCTGTCGGCCCTGCAGGGCGATGAGCCTGTTGGGGCAATGGTTGTCTTTGAAGACCGGGCCTGGCGCAAGTCCGATTATCGGCGTTTCAGGATCAAATCAGCTTCCGGCCAGGACGATTACGCCATGATGTACGAGGTTGTCAGGCGCCGCCTGCAAAGGGAAGACCTGGCCCGGCCGGACCTGATGCTCCTGGACGGAGGCCGGGGTCAGCTAAGCATGGCTCTGGCCGTGATCAAGGACCTGAAGATTCAAGACCCGCCGCCTTTGGCCGGATTGGCCAAAGGACGGGACAGAGAACCAGATCGCGTCTGGTTACCCGGAAGAAAAAATCCGGTAAACTTTCGGCCCGGCGCTCCAGGCCTGCTGTTCCTCATGCGCATTCGAGACGAGGCTCACCGCTATGCCCAGGCCTACCACCGCCGGCTCCGCCGCAAAAAAGGCGTCCGATCGGTTTTGGACCAGATTCCTGGCGTCGGCCCAGCCCGCCGCAAGGTCCTGCTGAAACACTTCGGCTCTATTCAGGCCATAAAGGCTGCTTCAATAGATGATTTGGCAGAAGCCAAAGGCCTCAGTGAGGCAGTCGCTGAAAATGTTTTTAACTTTTTTCATGTTGGAGAGTGA